One window of the Chanodichthys erythropterus isolate Z2021 chromosome 2, ASM2448905v1, whole genome shotgun sequence genome contains the following:
- the LOC137037835 gene encoding free fatty acid receptor 3-like: MAWTVGLSNLVLAVYGFTLIIGLPANILAFYTFFQKIRQQSTPMDVLILSLTISDLILFFFLPFRMVEVANMKWTLPYFLCPLSVFIFYSVIGNSTLHLTAISVERYLGVAFPIKYKLKRKPRNAVIACVMFWVVSMAHCSVVYIIQYHDHLNPNITDPSKRNTCYEEFTTEQLKILLPVRLELSIVFFCIPFLICCFCYIKCICILSRLSKVHAKKRYRAIGMALGTLLVFVITFMPFSVIYVEEYVSGYSANWKKFALLTTTLNACLDPFIFYFSSSALRETFKKVLQELVRRLLPPCCRLALCCPLFNRGKSEERTQSSDDSIR, from the coding sequence ATGGCGTGGACGGTGGGTCTCAGTAACCTGGTGTTAGCGGTCTACGGATTCACGCTGATCATAGGCCTTCCTGCCAATATCTTGGCCTTTTACACCTTCTTTCAGAAGATCCGCCAGCAATCCACCCCGATGGACGTGCTGATTCTTAGTTTAACCATCTCTGACCTGATCTTATTCTTTTTCCTGCCATTTCGCATGGTGGAGGTGGCCAACATGAAATGGACGCTGCCGTACTTCCTCTGCCCACTGTCAGTATTCATCTTCTACTCCGTCATCGGCAACAGCACCTTACATCTGACGGCCATCAGTGTGGAGCGATACCTGGGTGTAGCTTTCCCCATTAAATACAAGCTGAAACGCAAGCCTCGAAATGCAGTGATAGCCTGCGTCATGTTCTGGGTTGTTTCCATGGCGCACTGCAGCGTCGTCTACATCATCCAATACCACGATCATTTGAACCCCAACATCACCGATCCATCGAAGCGTAACACCTGTTATGAGGAATTCACCACCGAACAGCTCAAGATCCTCCTGCCGGTTCGCCTCGAGCTTTCTATTGTTTTCTTCTGCATTCCTTTCCTCATCTGCTGCTTCTGCTACATAAAGTGTATCTGCATACTTTCCCGTCTATCCAAAGTTCACGCCAAGAAGCGGTATAGAGCTATCGGGATGGCGTTGGGAACGCTTCTGGTCTTTGTTATCACTTTCATGCCCTTCAGCGTCATATATGTGGAGGAATATGTCAGCGGCTACAGCGCTAATTGGAAAAAATTTGCTCTGCTCACCACCACGCTGAATGCATGTCTCGACCCTTTCATATTCTACTTCTCTTCTTCAGCACTCAGAGAGACTTTCAAGAAGGTGTTGCAGGAGCTGGTGAGGCGACTGCTTCCTCCCTGCTGCCGCTTGGCTCTCTGCTGCCCTTTATTCAACCGTGGGAAATCAGAGGAGAGAACACAGAGCTCAGATGACAGCATCCGCTAA